One Pithys albifrons albifrons isolate INPA30051 chromosome 17, PitAlb_v1, whole genome shotgun sequence genomic window carries:
- the LOC139679958 gene encoding T-box-containing protein TBX6L, which translates to MQALPDMKAPCEALPSPSLEPYAQSSIVVTLEDMGLWMKFHQIGTEMIITKSGRRMFPQCKIKVSGLIPYAKYLMLVDFVPMDNFRYKWNKDQWEVAGKAEPQLPCRTYVHPDSPAPGSHWMKEPVSFQKLKLTNNTLDQHGHIILHSMHRYKPRFHIVQADDLFSVRWSIFQVFSFPETVFTSVTAYQNEKITKLKIDNNPFAKGFREHGKNTRREGRAKCQKSSPTKSQKRKLPEEKEPGAEKRDFEKDENVDVKEESNPVVVSSGYPFWGSEQNGSQAFPAASPVPAEQREALAREQQVPTPSYQTYRFHEAGDSQQLPTRDATTLNDFRARCHTLDLSTVPEHDSKQLPEGFTNLPPLPPPLPPPQDYTGVVNMALDSVGKAAARAPVYGPYGTEQGLGQWVVPPHSQYRAMSYSAFSTEYNTQGAAGHAHGTMAEWSQYPLFPYACW; encoded by the exons ATGCAAGCTCTACCAG ACATGAAAGCGCCGTGTGAGGCCCTtccttcccccagcctggagccctATGCACAGAGCTCCATTGTGGTCACCCTCGAGGACATGGGGCTCTGGATGAAGTTTCATCAGATTGGAACCGAGATGATCATCACCAAATCTGGCAG ACGAATGTTTCCACAATGCAAAATCAAAGTCTCTGGCTTAATCCCATATGCCAAGTACCTCATGCTGGTAGATTTTGTGCCAATGGACAACTTCAGGTACAAG TGGAATAAAGATCAGTGGGAagttgctggaaaagcagagccCCAGCTCCCTTGTCGCACCTACGTCCACCCAGATTCCCCAGCTCCTGGCAGCCACTGGATGAAAGAACCTGTCTCATTCCAAAAGCTGAAGCTCACCAACAACACTCTGGATCAACATGGGCAT ATCATCCTGCACTCCATGCACCGTTACAAGCCGCGCTTCCACATCGTGCAGGCAGACGATCTCTTCAGTGTCCGCTGGAGCATCTTCCAGGTCTTCAGCTTCCCAGAGACTGTCTTCACTTCTGTCACTGCCTACCAGAATGAGAAG attacAAAGCTCAAGATTGACAACAATCCATTTGCTAAAGGTTTCCGTGAACATGGGAAGAACACTCGAAG GGAAGGACGAGCCAAATGCCAGAAGTCCAGTCCAACCAAGAGCCAGAAGAGGAAGCTGCCTGAGGAGAAGGAGCCTGGTGCTGAAAAACGTG ATTTTGAGAAGGATGAGAATGTAGATGTGAAGGAAGAGAGTAACCCCGTGGTGGTCAGCAGTGGATATCCCTTCTGGGGCTCAGAGCAGAATGGCAGCCAGGCCTTCCCTGCAGCATCGCCAGTACCTGCGGAGCAGAGGGAGGCTCTGGCCAGGGAGCAGCAAGTGCCAACCCCATCCTACCAGACATACCG GTTCCACGAGGCTGGGGacagccagcagctccccacCCGCGATGCCACGACCTTGAACGATTTCCGGGCAAGGTGCCACACCTTGGATCTCTCCACGGTGCCTGAGCACGACTCCAAACAGCTCCCCGAGGGCTTCACCAACCTGCccccgctgccgccgccccTGCCTCCCCCCCAGGACTACACGGGCGTGGTGAACATGGCTCTGGACTCTGTCGGCAAAGCCGCGGCCCGGGCGCCTGTGTACGGCCCCTATGGCACCGAGCAGGGCCTCGGGCAGTGGGTGGTGCCGCCCCACAGCCAGTACAGGGCCATGAGCTACTCGGCCTTCTCCACGGAGTACAACACACAGGGCGCTGCGGGACATGCCCACGGGACCATGGCCGAGTGGAGCCAGTACCCTTTGTTCCCCTACGCCTGCTGGTGA